From Endozoicomonas sp. 8E, the proteins below share one genomic window:
- a CDS encoding flagellar protein FlgN codes for MTLMTTEKNDNKSGTYSVSAEKKLLDNIRDALALTRKLEAVLSKAHNLMLERNIAALETHLETQVKLLDMLHLNASLREHYLKEAGLSPDPAGIRTFLQIISSTPKSETTLKQWQQLEITAGRCRSLNQANGKLLSRLAASTNQIIDVVFSSQEPAPYNQQGICERKLG; via the coding sequence ATGACTTTGATGACCACAGAAAAGAATGACAATAAAAGTGGTACTTACAGCGTTTCTGCCGAAAAAAAACTGCTGGATAATATTCGTGATGCACTGGCTTTAACCCGCAAGCTTGAAGCTGTTCTGAGCAAGGCCCATAACCTGATGCTGGAAAGGAATATTGCAGCTCTGGAAACTCATCTGGAAACTCAGGTCAAACTGTTGGACATGCTGCATCTGAATGCTTCTCTGCGAGAGCACTATCTGAAAGAAGCGGGGCTGTCACCAGACCCGGCAGGTATACGAACTTTTCTGCAAATTATATCTTCTACCCCCAAGTCTGAAACCACACTGAAACAATGGCAGCAACTGGAAATCACAGCAGGTCGCTGCCGCAGTTTGAATCAGGCAAACGGCAAACTGCTGAGTCGTTTGGCTGCCAGCACTAACCAGATTATTGATGTGGTTTTTTCCAGTCAGGAACCTGCGCCCTATAACCAACAGGGTATCTGCGAAAGAAAGCTGGGCTGA
- a CDS encoding OmpA family protein — protein sequence MLFSDDLRRFQKLLIFGLAIFGFSLLLLSRSSANSVREFPQELSLHKWELTTSRFECRMNSKVTGLGSIVLNAAAGGVHYITLEPDFFIKEARHIRVGVQQSPWRHSHYLNALGGVEAGPDKQFEMRINVARVVEDMQQGHQLVIEIEREAVKPVHIKIPAMNFQKTAATFYKCYGELLALNYQQAKETLFYYSSSGSRISSEQLSHLDDLATYILVDKSVTNVAIDAHTDSRGDRLENLQLSKVRASRIYRYLRAKGIPEQRLTMRFHGDRYPVATNATVAGRNKNRRVKITLSRR from the coding sequence ATGTTGTTTTCTGATGATTTGCGGCGATTTCAGAAACTGTTGATTTTTGGCCTCGCGATTTTTGGCTTCTCCTTGCTGCTGCTTTCCCGATCATCAGCCAACTCAGTCAGAGAATTCCCCCAGGAACTCAGTCTCCATAAGTGGGAGTTGACCACTTCCCGTTTCGAGTGTCGCATGAACAGCAAAGTGACGGGGCTGGGGAGTATCGTTTTGAATGCGGCTGCCGGAGGCGTGCATTATATAACCCTAGAACCGGATTTTTTCATTAAAGAAGCCCGGCATATTCGTGTTGGGGTTCAGCAATCACCCTGGCGTCACAGTCATTATCTGAACGCTCTCGGCGGTGTGGAAGCAGGGCCGGATAAACAGTTTGAAATGAGAATCAATGTTGCCCGCGTTGTGGAAGATATGCAGCAGGGTCATCAGCTGGTTATTGAGATTGAGAGGGAAGCAGTTAAACCTGTTCATATTAAAATACCCGCTATGAATTTCCAAAAAACAGCAGCAACATTTTATAAATGTTATGGTGAATTGCTGGCTCTGAACTACCAACAGGCAAAAGAAACACTGTTCTATTATTCCTCTTCAGGATCTCGTATAAGCTCTGAGCAGTTATCACATCTTGATGACCTGGCCACCTATATTCTGGTGGATAAAAGTGTAACCAATGTCGCCATTGACGCTCACACAGATTCCCGGGGTGACAGGCTGGAAAACCTGCAACTGTCAAAAGTGCGTGCAAGCCGGATTTATAGATATTTACGAGCAAAAGGTATCCCCGAACAGCGTCTTACCATGCGCTTTCATGGTGACCGCTATCCTGTAGCCACCAATGCCACTGTTGCAGGAAGAAATAAAAACCGACGGGTAAAGATTACCCTGAGCCGCCGATAA
- the fliE gene encoding flagellar hook-basal body complex protein FliE — MDIKGLNPDSLSVLLKNRPAPILPSAIESEGVTTSGFGNLLQQAIEKVNDLQQQSSGMMHKIETGESDDLMGTMIAMQKSSISFQALMQVRNKAVTAYEDIMRMQI, encoded by the coding sequence ATGGACATCAAAGGTCTTAACCCGGATTCCCTCAGTGTACTCCTGAAAAACCGACCTGCTCCGATTTTACCTTCCGCCATTGAATCTGAAGGCGTGACTACCAGTGGTTTTGGCAATCTGCTGCAACAGGCCATCGAAAAGGTTAATGATCTGCAACAACAGTCCAGCGGCATGATGCACAAGATTGAAACCGGGGAAAGTGATGACCTCATGGGCACCATGATTGCCATGCAGAAATCCAGTATTTCCTTTCAGGCATTGATGCAGGTCCGCAATAAGGCAGTAACTGCTTACGAAGACATCATGCGTATGCAGATTTAA
- the fliF gene encoding flagellar basal-body MS-ring/collar protein FliF, with translation MAESDTKAAPEPAPEEKEVKPAWREALDRANRVVKKNRRYQVVLMVLFAVSVALMSVFWLWSQSPDYQPLYGNQELYDVASVVNVLDQNNIAYKIHPASGQVMVDVGRLSDARMQLAVSGVQARMPEGLETLDGQEIGTSQFVENVRYRRGLEGELAQTIISLKPVRNARIHLALPKQSSFIRKQGKPSASVFVDLFPGYRLSNEQIEGIVNLVAASVANMNRSDVSVIDQSGKLLSSDVLLGNSVLSEASKQLDFKRQVEAHFQQRISALLEPLVGAANFRAQVSANVDFEQVVQTVEQYDPGAPVLRSEQGREVATSGLGARGIPGALSNQPPNEEGQAEEEQSSNIQSEFVRNYEVDKVIRQVANHQGRVQKLSVAVVLNEQPDEALGIGDWDQARIATIQQMIIDATGIDQARGDQISIHTAPFVPVTHVEPVGLAWWQQPQVLYFVKYGCGTLLGILVIMFLLRPMMKQITLKMNEPEVIPQITQETETQFDEKGRKVIFDDTFDLLPPELADFETQVTQMRELSTKAPARVAQVIKLWMNSYE, from the coding sequence ATGGCAGAATCAGATACAAAGGCTGCCCCGGAGCCGGCACCAGAAGAAAAAGAAGTGAAGCCTGCATGGCGGGAAGCGCTGGACAGGGCCAACAGGGTGGTGAAAAAAAATCGCCGCTATCAGGTGGTGCTGATGGTGTTATTTGCGGTTTCTGTTGCCCTGATGTCGGTTTTCTGGCTCTGGTCACAATCTCCGGATTATCAGCCACTGTACGGCAATCAGGAACTCTATGATGTGGCCAGTGTGGTCAATGTGCTGGATCAAAATAATATTGCTTATAAAATTCACCCTGCTTCGGGTCAGGTCATGGTGGATGTCGGAAGACTCTCTGATGCCCGTATGCAGCTGGCTGTATCCGGAGTCCAGGCAAGAATGCCGGAAGGACTGGAAACTCTGGATGGGCAGGAGATCGGTACCAGCCAGTTTGTGGAAAATGTTCGTTACCGGCGCGGTCTCGAAGGCGAGCTGGCTCAGACCATTATCAGCTTGAAACCCGTCCGCAATGCCCGAATCCACCTGGCTCTGCCCAAACAGAGCAGCTTTATTCGCAAACAGGGAAAACCATCGGCCTCGGTGTTTGTCGATCTGTTTCCAGGGTATAGATTGAGCAATGAGCAGATTGAAGGCATCGTGAATCTGGTGGCTGCCAGTGTCGCTAATATGAATCGCAGCGATGTTTCTGTGATTGACCAGTCCGGCAAGCTGCTTTCTTCAGATGTATTACTGGGTAACAGCGTGCTCAGTGAAGCCAGTAAACAGTTGGACTTTAAGCGTCAGGTTGAGGCTCATTTCCAGCAGCGCATAAGTGCCCTGCTTGAGCCACTGGTGGGTGCTGCTAATTTCAGGGCTCAGGTCAGCGCCAATGTGGATTTCGAACAGGTCGTACAGACGGTTGAGCAATATGATCCCGGTGCTCCTGTGTTAAGAAGTGAGCAGGGAAGGGAAGTGGCAACCAGTGGGCTGGGAGCCAGAGGCATACCAGGTGCTCTCAGTAATCAGCCACCGAATGAAGAAGGGCAGGCTGAAGAAGAGCAAAGCAGTAATATCCAGTCAGAGTTTGTCCGCAATTATGAAGTGGACAAAGTGATCAGGCAGGTGGCTAATCATCAGGGCAGAGTACAGAAACTCAGCGTTGCCGTCGTTCTCAATGAGCAGCCCGATGAAGCTCTGGGTATTGGCGACTGGGATCAGGCAAGAATTGCCACGATTCAACAAATGATCATCGATGCAACAGGCATTGATCAGGCCCGTGGTGATCAGATCAGTATCCATACCGCACCCTTTGTGCCAGTCACTCATGTTGAGCCTGTCGGGCTGGCCTGGTGGCAACAGCCGCAGGTTCTCTACTTCGTCAAATATGGTTGCGGCACTTTGCTGGGTATTCTGGTGATTATGTTCCTTTTAAGACCCATGATGAAACAGATCACCCTCAAGATGAACGAGCCAGAAGTAATACCTCAAATAACTCAGGAAACTGAAACCCAGTTCGACGAAAAAGGCAGGAAAGTGATATTTGATGACACCTTTGATCTTTTGCCGCCTGAGTTGGCTGATTTTGAAACTCAGGTGACTCAGATGCGAGAGTTGTCGACCAAGGCACCTGCCAGGGTAGCACAGGTTATCAAGTTATGGATGAACAGCTATGAGTGA
- the fliG gene encoding flagellar motor switch protein FliG, which yields MSENQRTLPSRPPTPKDIAILLLSLGEKGAAQVFKHLSQREVRQISTTMATISPLKRDQVQEVLDLFFHTYRYDSALSGSSKGYLSKTLKLALGDKEAKGVMDSIFGGESNSLEAMKWMDSGTITELIVDEHPQLQAVVLTYLGATQATDVLMRLPAKNHQDLLSRVARLQELHPSIIEELNIIFDANVGKMSTSQNTTVSGLRQVADIMNRMNDTSVQNLLSYFKEQDKKLAEQIEQQMFLFEHLMRLDEDALRKVMAEVSQDILALALKGAAQEMVDSVVGTMTKRSAKFLLEDIENLGPVRASQVQSARNDVLRAARQLAASGEIELSFNDEDEMIG from the coding sequence ATGAGTGAAAATCAAAGAACTCTGCCATCAAGGCCGCCGACTCCTAAAGACATAGCTATCCTGCTTCTCAGTTTGGGAGAAAAAGGAGCGGCGCAGGTATTCAAACACCTTAGCCAACGGGAAGTTCGACAGATCAGCACGACCATGGCGACCATCTCACCATTGAAAAGAGATCAGGTTCAGGAGGTGCTGGACCTGTTTTTCCACACCTATCGTTACGACAGTGCCTTGTCTGGTTCCTCAAAAGGCTATCTTAGCAAGACCTTAAAGCTGGCCCTGGGTGATAAAGAAGCAAAAGGGGTCATGGACTCTATTTTCGGCGGTGAGAGCAATAGTCTGGAAGCGATGAAATGGATGGACTCGGGAACCATCACTGAACTGATTGTTGATGAGCACCCACAACTTCAGGCGGTGGTATTGACCTATCTGGGAGCCACGCAGGCTACCGACGTATTGATGCGCCTTCCAGCCAAGAATCATCAGGATTTATTGTCACGAGTCGCTCGACTGCAAGAATTACACCCATCTATTATCGAAGAGCTTAACATTATATTTGATGCCAATGTCGGCAAAATGAGCACCAGCCAGAATACGACCGTCAGTGGTCTTCGTCAGGTGGCCGATATAATGAACCGGATGAATGATACTTCGGTGCAGAATCTGTTGAGTTACTTTAAGGAGCAGGACAAGAAACTGGCTGAGCAGATTGAACAACAGATGTTCCTCTTTGAACACCTTATGCGCCTCGATGAAGACGCGCTGCGTAAGGTCATGGCGGAGGTCAGCCAGGATATTCTGGCTCTGGCGCTCAAGGGGGCTGCTCAGGAGATGGTTGATTCTGTGGTAGGTACCATGACCAAACGAAGCGCCAAATTCCTGCTTGAAGATATTGAAAACCTCGGCCCGGTGCGTGCCAGTCAGGTTCAGTCTGCCCGAAATGATGTGCTTCGGGCAGCGCGACAGCTGGCTGCATCCGGTGAGATAGAGCTGAGCTTTAATGATGAGGACGAGATGATCGGGTAA